Proteins encoded together in one Gigantopelta aegis isolate Gae_Host chromosome 8, Gae_host_genome, whole genome shotgun sequence window:
- the LOC121378292 gene encoding uncharacterized protein LOC121378292 — MFLQVCFSDVSIFFQMPRKYKRISNRGAPEDVLHRASEQVKGGSSIRAAANDFNIARMTLTRYMDKCNAQTGQHDERNEAFGYEKCRLTNMIFSAVMEDDLATHIKTLAEQFHGLSRNKCRSLIFEYAMRNNVTVPNSWKENGMTGEHFWISFKERNHLAIRTPEATSLARASAFNRYNVGKFYDNLGQVMDLHKFECHDIYNCDETGCTTVSPPENIVAKQGVKQVGSITSAEKGQLVTAVYTINAAGSVVPPMLIFPRKNVRDYFTKNGTPGCIGGANPSGWINEELFLGYLKHFIRHTRCSKEKKVLLILDNHETHISLAVIDLAKENGVILLTIPPHTSHKLQPLDVSCFKPFKTAYARAVENWMRSNPGKTITIYEIPEFTSHAQLHGLTAKNIISAFQSTGIYPYNWDVFSETDFAPATITNRDLPEELEGNVELLVPSEQTTETPKAGSSTTEPPAVQPGPRTTEPLVVQPGPTTTEPPAVQPGSSTTEPPAVQPGSSTTEPPAVQPGSSTTEPPAVQPGPRTTEPLVVQPGPTTTEPPAVQPGSSTTEPPAVQPGSSTTEPPAVQPGPRTTEPPAVQPGPRTTEPPAVQPGPSTTEPPAVQPGPHTTEPPAAQPGPRTTEPPAVQPGPSTTEPPAVQPGPHTTEPPAAQPGPRTTEPLVVQPGPSTTEPPAAKPGPSSLGTPASQPGPSNTYVSPADIVPLPKAGPRKVTNRGRKRGDTKILTNTPVRNSIAEALAASQTNKRKAKQPVKPKARKKLFKSKAKKCQTPSTSSEESGSDDVKFTESGDSDVDDLDCEIIEGDFAVVKFESAKSRIVHYIARIDVIDGDECEGVFLKREFSRQQTTPTFCINNNDNASFPKNDIIKKLPAPKQLGGTARRAGKFSFPCDFTLWDFHSSLY; from the exons ATGTTTCTTCAAGTTTGCTTTAGTGATGTCAGTATTTTTTTTCAGATGCCACGAAAATATAAAAGAATATCCAATAGAGGGGCACCAGAGGACGTTCTACATAGAGCAAGTGAACAAGTAAAGGGAGGAAGTAGCATCCGTGCAGCTGCTAATGACTTTAATATTGCAAGAATGACCCTCACGAGATACATGGATAAGTGTAATGCACAAACTGGACAGCATGATGAACGAAATGAAGCTTTTGGCTATGAAAAATGTCGACTGACAAACATGATTTTTTCTGCAGTGATGGAAGATGACTTGGCGACACATATCAAGACTTTAGCGGAACAATTTCACGGACTTAGTAGGAATAAATGTCGCTCACTGATTTTTGAATATGCTATGAGAAACAATGTGACGGTGCCTAATTCGTGGAAAGAAAATGGAATGACTGGTGAACACTTTTGGATatcatttaaagaaagaaatcatCTTGCAATCCGAACACCAGAGGCAACATCTCTCGCCAGGGCAAGTGCCTTCAATCGTTATAACGTTGGCAAATTTTATGATAACCTCGGACAAGTTATGGACCTGCACAAATTTGAATGTCATGATATCTACAACTGCGACGAGACGGGGTGTACTACAGTTTCGCCGCCTGAAAACATTGTGGCTAAACAAGGAGTTAAACAAGTGGGGTCAATCACCTCTGCAGAAAAGGGGCAACTTGTCACCGCCGTGTACACCATTAACGCGGCAGGTAGCGTCGTTCCACCAATGCTTATTTTCCCACGGAAAAACGTCCGAGATTATTTCACCAAAAATGGTACCCCCGGGTGTATTGGAGGTGCAAATCCAAGTGGATGGATCAATGAAGAGCTATTCTTGGGTTATCTGAAACATTTCATACGCCATACAAGATGCAGCAAGGAGAAGAAAGTTTTGCTGATCTTAGATAATCACGAGACTCATATCTCTCTTGCAGTCATCGACTTGGCTAAAGAAAATggtgtaatattattaacaataccaCCACACACTAGTCACAAGTTACAACCTCTGGATGTGAGCTGTTTTAAACCTTTCAAGACGGCATATGCTCGAGCTGTTGAAAATTGGATGCGTTCAAATCCAGGAAAAACAATTACGATCTATGAAATCCCTGAATTCACTTCACATGCTCAGTTGCATGGTCTTACtgccaaaaacattatttctgcgTTTCAAAGTACAGGAATTTACCCCTACAACTGGGATGTGTTCAGTGAAACCGACTTTGCGCCAGCCACAATAACTAATAGAGATCTTCCAGAGGAATTAGAGGGAAATGTTGAACTGCTAGTTCCTTCTGAACAAACCACTGAAACCCCCAAGGCAG GTTCAAGTACTACAGAACCACCAGCTGTCCAGCCAGGTCCACGTACTACAGAACCACTAGTTGTCCAGCCAGGTCCAACTACTACAGAACCACCAGCTGTCCAGCCAGGTTCAAGTACTACAGAACCACCAGCTGTCCAGCCAGGTTCAAGTACTACAGAACCACCAGCTGTCCAGCCAGGTTCAAGTACTACAGAACCACCAGCTGTCCAGCCAGGTCCACGTACTACAGAACCACTAGTTGTCCAGCCAGGTCCAACTACTACAGAACCACCAGCTGTCCAGCCAGGTTCAAGTACTACAGAACCACCAGCTGTCCAGCCAGGTTCAAGTACTACAGAACCACCAGCTGTCCAGCCAGGTCCACGTACTACAGAACCACCAGCTGTCCAGCCAGGTCCACGTACTACAGAACCACCAGCTGTCCAGCCAGGTCCAAGTACTACAGAACCACCAGCTGTCCAGCCAGGTCCACATACTACAGAACCACCAGCTGCCCAGCCAGGTCCACGTACTACAGAACCACCAGCTGTCCAGCCAGGTCCAAGTACTACAGAACCACCAGCTGTCCAGCCAGGTCCACATACTACAGAACCACCAGCTGCCCAGCCAGGTCCACGTACTACAGAACCACTAGTTGTCCAGCCAGGTCCAAGTACTACAGAACCACCAGCTGCCAAACCAGGTCCAAGTTCCCTAGGAACACCAGCTTCCCAACCAGGGCCAAGTAACACTTATGTATCACCTGCTGATATTGTTCCACTGCCAAAAGCTGGGCCACGAAAAGTCACCAACAGAGGTCGCAAAAGAGGGGATACAAAAATTTTAACCAATACCCCAGTACGCAATAGTATAGCTGAGGCACTAGCTGCCAGTCAAACTAACAAACGGAAGGCCAAACAACCAGTCAAACCCAAAGCAAGAAAGAAGTTGTTTAAAAGTAAAGCAAAAAAATGCCAAACTCCATCAACTTCATCAGAGGAAAGTGGTTCTGATGATGTGAAATTCACAGAAAGTGGTGATAGCGATGTTGATGACCTAGATTGTGAAATTATTGAAGGTGATTTTGCAGTTGTAAAATTTGAGTCTGCCAAATCACGTATTGTGCATTATATAGCACGGATTGATGTCATTGATGGGGATGAGTGTGAAGGGGTTTTCCTTAAACGAGAATTCAGTCGTCAGCAGACGACACCTACATTTTGCATCAACAACAATGATAATGCATCATTTCCTAAGAATGACATCATCAAGAAGCTTCCTGCGCCTAAACAGCTTGGTGGCACAGCTCGTCGAGCAGGAAAATTTTCATTTCCTTGTGACTTCACACTATGGGATTTCCACTCATCCCTTTATTAA
- the LOC121379075 gene encoding leucine-rich repeat protein SHOC-2-like, producing MIDIMSGKEVTKVVIKCNQAKEDGRLDLSDCQLTQIPDAIYILVRSTTIEVCNLSRNLLRQIPPKVGTTFPNITVLHLSGNRLSTLPNELAQMTGLCSLDIASNNFRSLPTVTFSFTSLKHLNAENNNITDLDVERLKSLTCLEEVNFENNPLTSSVYNELLNIKLFIALVTPQDQDLDSVD from the exons ATGATCGATATTATGTCGGGCAAAGAAGTAACTAAAGTCGTCATTAAGTGTAATCAAGCAAAAGAAGACGGACGTTTag ATCTTTCTGACTGTCAGCTGACACAAATACCTGATGCAATATATATCCTGGTGCGCAGTACAACAATTGAAGTTTGCAATTTGTCTAGAAATCTTCTCAGACAGATTCCACCTAAAGTTGGCACCACATTCCCCAACATCACAG TGTTACATCTGAGCGGGAACAGATTATCTACGTTGCCAAATGAACTTGCACAAATGACAGGTCTCTGCAGTTTGGATATCGCCAGCAACAATTTCCGCAGCCTTCCGACAGTTACCTTCAGTTTTACAAGCCTTAAACATCTAAATGCcgaaaataataacataacag atctGGACGTTGAACGACTGAAATCTCTGACATGCCTTGAAGAGGTTAATTTTGAGAACAACCCATTGACCTCATCTGTGTATAACGAACTTCTTAACATCAAGCTCTTCATCGCCTTGGTTACACCGCAAGACCAGGATCTGGATTCTGTTGACTGA
- the LOC121380062 gene encoding uncharacterized protein LOC121380062, protein MSLQTFLRSRGIPPETVNKMEADKIDIDVIIEMSDLDLQEYLPSKGDRVALQAFVNRQQSESENDKRKLSLIENLRSHMKLASKSKYPSDSDDEKSTVSNLKKHKKLPFFSNFRNNKSISAKQAAIASKNDRSLVVGFSICDPTKNSDSKYHQVRAPMG, encoded by the exons ATGTCTCTGCAGACTTTCCTGAGAAGCAGGGGAATCCCACCTGAAACTGTTAATAAAATGGAAGCAGATAAG attgACATAGATGTAATCATTGAAATGAGTGATTTGGATCTCCAGGAATACCTTCCTAGCAAGGGTGACAGGGTAGCTCTCCAGGCTTTTGTCAATAGACAGCAATCTGAAAGTGAAAACGACAAGAGGAAATTATCCCTGATTGAAAACCTAAGAAGTCACATGAAGTTAGCATCCAAGTCGAAATACCCATCAGATTCGGATGATGAGAAAAGCACAGTATCCAACCTGAAGAAACACAAGAAATTGCCTTTCTTCTCCAATTTTCGGAACAATAAAAGTATTAGTGCAAAGCAAGCAGCAATTGCTTCAAAAAATGACCGATCGTTGGTAGTTGGATTTTCTATCTGTGACCCTACTAAAAACAGTGACTCAAAGTACCACCAAGTTCGAGCACCCATGGGGTGA
- the LOC121380210 gene encoding uncharacterized protein LOC121380210 — MQTLLSGQDSFLYGASMHNQRIESFWCILRKECAQFWMDTLRALKDQGDFIGDATDTNLIQFCFSNLVQNDLDRIVTVWNSHRIRPSKNENVPHGRPMVLYSMPEVFSVRNYMRAVNQTDVDICRTDCLFRDEFTCDQEMFELLLMYMLQYGLEPPTNAQEGVDLYLTLKPLVLRDLFDDATLLM; from the exons ATGCAGACATTGTTATCAGGACAAGACAGTTTCCTCTATGGAGCAAGCATGCACAACCAGAGAATAGAAAGCTTTTGGTGTATTTTGAGAAAGGAGTGTGCTCAGTTCTGGATGGACACTCTCAGAGCTTTGAAAGACCAAGGTGATTTCATTGGTGATGCCACTGATACAAAtctgatccagttctgtttctCCAACTTGGTGCAG AACGACTTAGACCGCATTGTGACAGTCTGGAACAGCCATCGAATTCGTCCTAGCAAAAATGAAAACGTTCCACATGGAAGACCTATGGTATTATATTCAATGCCCGAGGTGTTTTCGGTCAGAAACTACATGAGAGCAGTGAACCAAACAGACGTCGATATTTGCAGAACGGATTGCTTATTCCGAGATGAATTTACTTGTGATCAGGAAATGTTTGAACTACTGTTAATGTACATGTTGCAATATGGACTTGAACCACCAACAAACGCACAAGAAGGAGTAGATTTGTACCTTACACTGAAACCGCTAGTTCTGCGTGATTTGTTTGATGACGCTACTCTGCTTATGTAG